The Lysinibacillus pakistanensis genome includes a window with the following:
- a CDS encoding M14 family metallopeptidase, which translates to MDIFVRSGDSLWRYSEVFKIPLQLIIDSNRNMNPQFLRVGQRIRIPGYITNDYQLRQGDSFWQIAQNRNIPLTALLLANPDLNPNALQIGQTIRIPQQITWRIINGQQRYDYSIMMNDLNKLLDAYPFLQSSTIGHSVLGHEIPEIQIGSGLKRIHYNGSFHANEWITTPIILTFLNDYLLSLTNQNTIRGISTLPLYQQTSLSIVPMVNPDGVNLVIQGPPEDEALRNQLINWNNGSNNFSGWKANIHGIDLNDQFPAKWELESARNPKTPGPRDYGGERPLSEPEAIAMADLTKKRDFARVLAFHTQGRVIYWGFENLEPPESKILVTEFSRVSGYEPINSAGSYAGYKDWFIQEWRRPGFTVELGSGINPLPINQFNDIYEEALGIFLAALYM; encoded by the coding sequence GTGGACATTTTCGTAAGATCTGGTGATTCACTTTGGCGTTATAGCGAAGTATTTAAAATCCCCCTCCAATTAATTATAGATTCGAATCGAAATATGAACCCCCAGTTTTTAAGGGTTGGACAGCGTATTCGAATTCCAGGGTATATTACTAACGACTATCAATTAAGGCAGGGAGATTCATTTTGGCAAATTGCCCAAAATAGAAATATCCCATTAACAGCCCTTTTACTTGCTAATCCTGATCTTAACCCAAATGCCCTTCAAATAGGTCAAACCATTCGAATTCCTCAACAAATTACTTGGAGGATTATCAATGGACAGCAAAGGTACGACTATAGCATCATGATGAATGATCTAAACAAACTCCTTGATGCTTATCCTTTTCTACAAAGCTCAACAATCGGCCATTCTGTGCTAGGACATGAAATTCCAGAGATTCAAATTGGTAGCGGATTAAAACGAATTCATTATAACGGCTCCTTCCATGCAAATGAATGGATCACAACTCCCATTATTTTAACATTTTTAAATGACTACCTACTTTCACTCACCAATCAAAATACGATACGAGGTATCTCTACACTTCCACTTTATCAACAAACATCCCTTTCTATAGTTCCGATGGTCAATCCTGATGGTGTCAACTTAGTAATACAAGGGCCACCTGAAGACGAAGCATTAAGAAATCAACTAATCAATTGGAACAATGGGAGCAACAATTTCTCAGGTTGGAAAGCCAATATACATGGCATTGATTTAAATGATCAGTTCCCTGCGAAATGGGAGCTAGAAAGTGCACGTAATCCTAAAACACCTGGGCCAAGGGATTATGGTGGAGAACGACCTTTATCGGAGCCAGAGGCCATTGCTATGGCTGATTTAACAAAGAAGCGAGATTTTGCAAGAGTTCTTGCCTTTCATACACAGGGAAGAGTAATTTATTGGGGCTTTGAAAACTTGGAGCCTCCTGAGTCTAAAATTCTTGTTACTGAATTTAGTCGAGTTAGTGGCTATGAGCCCATCAATTCAGCTGGAAGCTATGCAGGCTATAAGGATTGGTTTATTCAGGAATGGCGCAGACCAGGCTTCACCGTCGAGTTGGGAAGTGGGATTAACCCTCTACCAATCAACCAATTTAACGACATCTATGAAGAAGCATTAGGAATCTTCCTTGCTGCGCTGTATATGTAA
- a CDS encoding helix-turn-helix domain-containing protein: MMINTGKLFKAIRKNRALTQVEVARNLISQSTYSKFESGSQDISSGIFLELLNRLNLSVDEFQYISNNYNYGVKNNLIKEFFTLNYNNIRKITILEKKINSFLEKQYDVEIDDIRRICKAFIQMNDNNLETAQQIVEPIWQRISLYEQWYVNDLKIINSILFLFPIDSVADFTKNVLSRLSEYNHYPEAKELESAFTVNLSLLLIKGGKFSEALEIIEHSLLVEKKRLHYTILALYYTRKAICQYSLEVDKPLFYLEKAANLVSIYDDLEYWDCIYKEYMYYTS; this comes from the coding sequence ATGATGATAAATACAGGAAAATTGTTTAAGGCCATTAGGAAAAATCGAGCACTTACACAAGTAGAAGTGGCTAGAAATTTAATCTCCCAAAGTACTTATTCTAAATTTGAAAGTGGAAGTCAAGATATAAGTAGTGGAATTTTTTTAGAGTTACTAAATCGATTGAACCTTTCAGTTGATGAGTTCCAATATATTTCAAACAATTACAATTATGGAGTTAAAAATAACCTTATAAAAGAGTTTTTTACGCTAAATTACAATAATATTAGAAAAATAACAATATTAGAGAAGAAAATTAACAGTTTTTTGGAAAAACAATACGACGTAGAAATAGATGATATCAGACGCATTTGTAAAGCATTCATTCAAATGAATGATAATAATTTAGAAACTGCTCAACAAATTGTCGAACCTATATGGCAACGTATTTCACTGTACGAACAATGGTATGTAAATGACCTGAAAATTATTAATTCTATTCTTTTTTTGTTCCCCATAGATAGTGTAGCCGATTTTACCAAAAACGTATTATCAAGATTAAGTGAATATAATCATTATCCAGAAGCAAAAGAATTAGAATCTGCGTTTACAGTGAATCTTTCATTGTTACTAATAAAAGGAGGGAAGTTTTCAGAAGCATTAGAAATTATAGAACATAGTCTTCTAGTTGAGAAAAAAAGACTGCACTACACTATATTAGCACTCTATTATACTAGAAAAGCGATTTGTCAATACTCCTTAGAAGTGGATAAACCATTATTTTATTTGGAAAAAGCAGCTAACCTAGTATCAATTTATGATGATTTAGAATATTGGGATTGCATTTATAAAGAATACATGTACTACACGTCATAA
- a CDS encoding PadR family transcriptional regulator: MVRSDIIRGHLDSIILRLILEKDRYGYEISQEISLRTNNRFQIKEATLYAVFQRLEKKEVIEAYFGDVSHGGKRKYYRITPLGKAYLNELVKEWSEVKEIIDLFMEGLE; the protein is encoded by the coding sequence ATGGTTCGAAGTGATATCATCCGCGGACACTTGGATTCCATTATTTTAAGACTCATTTTAGAGAAAGATCGTTATGGCTATGAGATTTCTCAGGAAATAAGTCTCCGCACAAATAATCGTTTTCAAATTAAAGAGGCAACTTTATACGCCGTTTTTCAACGTCTTGAAAAAAAGGAAGTTATTGAAGCCTACTTTGGGGATGTCTCCCACGGTGGCAAACGAAAATATTACCGAATTACCCCATTAGGAAAAGCTTATTTAAATGAGCTAGTGAAAGAGTGGTCGGAAGTTAAGGAAATTATCGACTTATTTATGGAGGGCTTAGAATGA
- a CDS encoding permease prefix domain 1-containing protein, which produces MKKIKNHIDELFKDFPRNHETEMIKQEIIQNLEEKVFYLMDQGKEEEDAINKAIVEFGDIGDLKQELGVKEPEKKNMSRLNLEFSLWGSGLIIAFFIFINIYYTPHIIWAIYPIFAILWWPLAMYFVWSRKKWSE; this is translated from the coding sequence ATGAAAAAAATTAAAAATCATATTGATGAGCTTTTTAAGGACTTTCCTCGTAACCACGAAACGGAAATGATCAAACAGGAAATCATTCAAAATCTTGAAGAAAAAGTATTTTACTTAATGGATCAAGGCAAAGAGGAAGAGGATGCTATTAATAAAGCTATCGTGGAATTTGGGGATATTGGGGATTTAAAACAGGAATTAGGTGTAAAAGAGCCCGAGAAGAAAAACATGTCGAGATTAAATTTGGAATTTTCTCTATGGGGTAGCGGCTTAATTATTGCATTTTTTATCTTTATAAACATTTACTATACGCCCCATATAATTTGGGCGATTTATCCTATTTTCGCTATTTTATGGTGGCCACTCGCAATGTACTTTGTTTGGTCACGGAAGAAATGGAGTGAATAA
- a CDS encoding MarR family winged helix-turn-helix transcriptional regulator, which translates to MSNNDQLPYVEVIMREMLEIQQKSKMFVNLLSEGESLSQNQLILLLQLKINSGMKATEIADFFSVTPGAVTSMCDKLEKLELIHRVRESGDRRVVKIVLTNNGETKVQNLFLKFSQEKLTDMAKVLSDVNQLMKKIF; encoded by the coding sequence ATGTCAAACAACGATCAATTACCTTATGTAGAAGTCATTATGAGAGAAATGCTGGAAATCCAGCAAAAATCGAAAATGTTTGTCAATCTTCTATCTGAAGGGGAATCCTTATCTCAAAATCAACTAATTCTTTTGCTCCAGCTAAAAATAAATTCCGGTATGAAAGCAACCGAAATTGCTGATTTCTTCAGTGTGACTCCTGGTGCCGTTACATCAATGTGTGATAAGCTGGAAAAATTAGAATTAATACATCGTGTTAGAGAAAGTGGAGACCGACGTGTTGTGAAAATTGTTTTAACGAATAATGGTGAAACTAAGGTTCAAAATTTATTTTTAAAGTTCTCTCAAGAAAAACTTACTGATATGGCTAAGGTTTTGAGTGATGTTAATCAGTTAATGAAAAAAATATTTTAG
- the rpoN gene encoding RNA polymerase factor sigma-54, whose protein sequence is MRLEVNQKLDLKLAMTKQLRQAIELLQMPSDELETFLIEQSLSNPLIEVKDSFHFKEGYHTSKYMNLPENNAEYRISNVDQLLSEIRLTYHSSEDYQLLQQLILNLNEFGYLPNATQLFSQSQYNHALQLLKNLDYVGVGATNLKHCLLLQLEAFYPDELFAKEIIQYHLEKLADRKWNDIKKCLQIDEEELKYSINIIKSLNPKPFKPDYSSMSEVVRPDIIIDIKDDFITYALSNWFSPSITMTKIESMYLSAEDQKQMNKWEKDYNWLSQSLEQRRETMIAIMEYLIQEQLEALKNGLQFIKPMTLKDISVAINRHESTVSRATMNKYIQAPWGTFLMKNLFSSKVTTHSGEDISKEKIKIQILELVKNENKKKPLSDNKILELICSQEEVELSRRTIAKYRVELNIPSSSKRKEL, encoded by the coding sequence ATGCGTTTAGAAGTGAATCAAAAATTAGATTTAAAATTAGCTATGACAAAACAACTGAGACAAGCAATAGAGCTATTACAAATGCCTTCAGATGAGCTTGAAACATTTCTTATAGAACAATCACTATCAAACCCCTTAATTGAAGTGAAAGATAGCTTTCACTTTAAGGAAGGTTATCATACAAGCAAATATATGAATCTACCTGAAAACAATGCGGAGTACAGGATATCAAATGTAGACCAACTTTTAAGTGAAATTCGTTTAACTTATCATTCATCTGAAGATTATCAGCTTCTTCAACAGCTTATTCTAAACTTAAATGAGTTTGGCTATTTACCAAATGCAACTCAGTTATTTTCACAGTCACAATACAATCACGCTTTACAGCTTCTGAAAAATTTAGATTATGTAGGTGTGGGGGCTACAAATTTAAAGCATTGCCTACTGTTACAACTAGAAGCTTTCTATCCGGATGAATTATTTGCAAAGGAAATTATTCAATATCACTTAGAAAAATTAGCTGATCGCAAATGGAATGATATAAAAAAATGTTTACAAATAGATGAAGAAGAATTGAAATATTCTATAAATATTATAAAATCATTAAACCCAAAGCCTTTTAAACCTGATTATTCTAGTATGTCTGAAGTTGTTCGTCCCGATATCATCATTGACATTAAAGATGATTTCATTACTTACGCTTTAAGTAATTGGTTCTCCCCTTCTATTACTATGACGAAAATAGAGTCGATGTACTTATCAGCAGAAGACCAGAAACAAATGAATAAATGGGAAAAGGATTACAACTGGTTATCTCAATCCCTTGAACAACGAAGAGAGACAATGATTGCTATAATGGAATACTTAATACAAGAGCAATTGGAAGCGCTTAAAAATGGACTACAATTTATAAAACCAATGACTCTTAAGGATATATCCGTAGCTATTAATCGTCATGAATCTACTGTTAGTAGAGCAACGATGAACAAATATATTCAGGCTCCCTGGGGAACTTTCTTAATGAAAAATTTATTTTCATCTAAGGTAACTACTCATTCTGGGGAAGATATCTCTAAGGAGAAAATAAAAATACAAATTCTTGAACTTGTGAAAAATGAAAACAAGAAAAAACCATTATCCGACAACAAAATACTGGAACTCATCTGCAGCCAGGAAGAGGTTGAGCTATCTAGAAGAACTATCGCTAAATACCGAGTTGAACTAAATATCCCCTCATCCTCTAAACGAAAGGAATTGTAG
- the aroE gene encoding shikimate dehydrogenase has protein sequence MIFIQVYGILGNPLEHSLSPLLQNETYKENNIQASFQKFEVEDDGLKNFMMQLKSSREGGLIVTIPYKEKVLPYIDELDLTAKNTGVVNIIQAVNGKLIGYNFDGQAWLAGLLQEFSLSNLNGLKILLIGFGGVAKSIYFELLQFEDVEIDITNRTVNKVKNTIDMPNVRVLSYEEAEQQTVKYDIIIQTTPIGMWPHTDAMPLNIIQLKENAIVSDVIYNPQYTAFLKQAKNLGARIQNGMTMLVMQNHKAIKMWFQKDVNYKQMENLTRK, from the coding sequence GTGATATTTATTCAAGTCTATGGTATTTTGGGAAATCCCTTAGAGCACTCACTTTCGCCTTTACTGCAAAATGAAACCTATAAAGAGAATAATATTCAAGCCTCGTTTCAAAAATTTGAAGTGGAGGATGATGGATTAAAAAATTTTATGATGCAATTAAAGTCCAGCCGTGAAGGAGGATTAATTGTTACAATTCCCTATAAGGAGAAGGTGCTTCCATATATAGATGAATTAGATTTAACTGCTAAAAATACTGGTGTTGTTAATATTATTCAAGCAGTGAACGGTAAGCTTATTGGATATAATTTTGATGGTCAAGCGTGGTTAGCAGGGCTTTTACAAGAGTTTAGCCTATCAAATTTGAATGGATTGAAAATTCTTTTGATTGGATTCGGAGGAGTCGCTAAATCCATCTACTTTGAGCTCCTGCAATTTGAAGATGTTGAAATTGATATAACAAACCGTACCGTAAATAAGGTGAAAAATACGATAGATATGCCGAATGTCAGGGTCCTATCCTACGAAGAAGCTGAACAGCAAACAGTTAAATACGATATTATCATTCAAACTACCCCTATAGGTATGTGGCCCCATACAGATGCCATGCCTCTAAATATCATACAGCTAAAAGAAAATGCAATTGTTTCGGATGTCATTTATAATCCCCAATATACAGCATTTCTTAAGCAAGCTAAAAATTTAGGAGCCCGTATACAAAACGGTATGACCATGCTAGTTATGCAAAATCACAAGGCAATAAAAATGTGGTTTCAGAAAGATGTAAATTACAAGCAGATGGAAAACTTAACAAGAAAATAA
- a CDS encoding aldehyde dehydrogenase family protein has product MRKNLYIDGQWRESEIYSDLKSPYSQQTIANIAQASTEQVEEAIDAAQEAFKVMRNLTAYERSNILEQLVNLLIANKEKAAEIISLESAKPLKFAIGEVERTIETYKFAAEEAKRIYGEVLPIDAAKNGVNKIGLTIREPLGVVAAITPFNFPMNLVAHKLGPAIAAGNTVVLKPASQTPLSSIFLAELLSQTDLPKGAFNLITGSGRTVGDVLVESEKVKMVTFTGSPGVGLGIKQRAGLKKVSLELGSNAGLIIDQHTDIDMITDKCVVGAFSNQGQICISLQRIYVHESVAEEFLQKFKEKAEKLVLGDPLNITTDISTLISLEDNNRALSWIDEAIADGAKLISGGQIEANILKPTILAEVPSTSKVSCQEVFAPIVTVNKISAVQEAIDAINDSRFGLQAGIFTNDIQNASKAMHLLEVGGVVINDIPTFRVDHMPYGGVKESGNCREGVKYAIEEMTELKLVIWNQ; this is encoded by the coding sequence ATGAGAAAAAATTTATATATTGATGGACAATGGAGAGAAAGTGAAATATATAGTGATTTAAAGTCACCTTATTCACAACAAACGATTGCAAATATCGCCCAGGCTTCAACTGAGCAGGTGGAAGAGGCAATCGATGCAGCACAGGAAGCATTTAAAGTAATGAGAAACCTAACAGCGTATGAGCGCTCAAATATATTAGAACAGTTGGTAAATCTATTAATTGCTAATAAAGAAAAAGCTGCAGAGATTATTTCATTAGAATCTGCGAAGCCTTTGAAATTTGCAATAGGCGAAGTAGAACGAACAATAGAAACTTATAAATTTGCGGCAGAAGAGGCAAAACGAATTTACGGTGAAGTTCTACCAATCGATGCTGCCAAAAATGGTGTAAATAAAATTGGATTAACAATTCGTGAACCATTAGGAGTGGTGGCAGCTATTACGCCTTTCAATTTCCCGATGAATTTAGTCGCACATAAATTAGGGCCAGCAATTGCGGCGGGTAATACAGTTGTTCTAAAACCAGCATCCCAAACACCGTTATCATCCATATTTTTAGCGGAATTATTAAGTCAAACAGATTTACCTAAAGGCGCATTTAATTTGATAACTGGAAGTGGAAGAACAGTTGGAGATGTTTTGGTAGAAAGTGAAAAAGTAAAGATGGTTACGTTTACTGGAAGCCCAGGTGTTGGATTAGGTATAAAACAACGTGCTGGATTAAAGAAAGTCTCCTTGGAACTAGGATCGAATGCAGGATTAATCATCGATCAACATACGGATATTGATATGATAACTGATAAATGTGTGGTTGGGGCATTTTCAAATCAAGGACAAATTTGCATTTCATTACAACGAATTTATGTGCATGAAAGTGTAGCAGAAGAATTTTTACAAAAGTTTAAAGAAAAGGCTGAGAAATTGGTATTGGGAGATCCGTTGAATATAACGACAGATATTTCGACGCTGATTAGTTTAGAGGACAATAATCGTGCCCTAAGCTGGATTGATGAGGCAATAGCAGACGGAGCAAAATTAATTAGTGGAGGTCAAATAGAGGCAAATATTTTAAAGCCTACTATTTTAGCTGAAGTACCTTCGACTTCAAAAGTATCATGTCAAGAGGTCTTTGCGCCAATTGTGACAGTAAATAAAATTAGTGCTGTTCAAGAAGCTATTGATGCAATAAATGATTCTCGATTTGGATTACAAGCAGGCATTTTTACAAATGATATTCAAAACGCTTCAAAAGCCATGCATCTTTTAGAAGTAGGTGGAGTAGTTATCAATGACATACCAACATTTAGAGTAGACCATATGCCGTATGGAGGTGTGAAAGAAAGTGGTAACTGCCGAGAGGGTGTAAAATATGCTATAGAGGAAATGACAGAGTTAAAGCTAGTTATTTGGAATCAATAA
- a CDS encoding SDR family NAD(P)-dependent oxidoreductase, translated as MTDFTELFNLKGKKIIVTGGAQGIGHEFVKAFKQAGAEIVVLDISDKVASLSSLNVGYIKCDLMEVENIKLYFKQALELLDGKLDVLINCAGIIKRSPAVDVPLDTWQKIFNLNVLSLFELSRLAAVEMKKFGQGKIINLSSIVSIVGAYNSSPYSASKGAVLQLTKSLSNEWAQYGIQVNAIAPGYILTDMNSDILQDPVRKKEFEDRIPSKKWGDPQDIVGTAMFLATKASDYVTGILIPVDGGVLSR; from the coding sequence ATGACAGACTTCACTGAACTTTTTAATCTAAAAGGGAAAAAAATAATTGTAACTGGTGGGGCTCAAGGAATTGGACACGAATTTGTTAAGGCCTTTAAGCAGGCTGGAGCTGAAATTGTTGTTTTAGATATTTCTGATAAAGTAGCGTCACTTAGCTCTTTGAATGTTGGCTATATTAAATGCGACTTAATGGAAGTCGAGAATATAAAACTATACTTTAAACAAGCTTTAGAGCTATTAGATGGAAAATTAGATGTTCTTATTAACTGCGCTGGTATTATTAAACGTAGTCCGGCGGTGGATGTACCATTAGATACATGGCAAAAAATATTTAACTTAAATGTCCTATCTTTATTTGAATTAAGTCGATTAGCTGCAGTCGAAATGAAGAAATTTGGACAAGGTAAAATTATTAATCTAAGCTCCATCGTATCCATTGTTGGGGCGTACAATTCTTCACCTTATTCAGCGAGTAAGGGAGCAGTACTACAATTAACAAAATCATTATCTAATGAATGGGCTCAATATGGAATTCAAGTAAATGCCATTGCCCCAGGGTATATTTTAACAGATATGAATTCTGATATTTTACAGGATCCAGTACGTAAAAAAGAATTTGAGGACCGGATTCCATCTAAAAAATGGGGTGATCCTCAAGATATTGTAGGGACGGCAATGTTTTTGGCTACCAAAGCATCTGATTATGTTACAGGAATTTTAATCCCAGTCGATGGAGGTGTTCTATCACGATGA
- the lpdA gene encoding dihydrolipoyl dehydrogenase, which yields MTTFDVIIIGGGPGGYVAALRGASEGLRVALIEVEQLGGTCLNQGCIPSKTYLKNAEILEEIEQGKQRGILVKDVEFSMEGMVSYKNSVLNNLRMGIQSLLKARKIEVFNGLGLIKNSQEVEVISNNEKTTLSTKNIIIATGSRPLIPKVDGLENVQYHTTDTIFDLKTLPKSMTIVGGGVIGVELADVFSSLGSKVTIIEYSNRIIAMEDEEASKALHKKLHDKGINILTDHLVTSVSEENGCKMLVVEKKSGEKVFISSEELLIAVGRTPNDSATKHIDLVYNGAFIKVNDYLQTNISTIYAVGDVIGGYQLAHVASAEGLTVIENILGNQKKMDYSIVPRCIYTNLQIASIGQSENDLKSKGVDYTVTKYNLFGNGKAQTLGKKDGFVKVFTDSKYGEIYGMCMVGPYVTELIGQGSAYMSLEGTVYEMAEMIQPHPSLSEIFMEVANLSIGKGVH from the coding sequence ATGACAACATTTGATGTAATCATAATTGGCGGAGGCCCTGGCGGATATGTTGCTGCGTTGAGGGGAGCTAGTGAAGGACTAAGGGTTGCGCTTATAGAGGTCGAGCAGCTTGGTGGAACTTGCCTGAATCAAGGCTGTATCCCATCAAAAACCTATCTAAAAAATGCAGAAATACTAGAGGAAATTGAGCAAGGAAAGCAACGTGGGATTTTAGTAAAAGATGTTGAATTTTCGATGGAGGGTATGGTTTCCTACAAAAATTCCGTTCTCAATAATTTAAGAATGGGTATTCAATCTTTATTAAAAGCTAGAAAAATAGAAGTATTTAATGGATTAGGATTAATAAAAAATTCTCAAGAGGTTGAAGTCATTTCAAATAATGAAAAGACTACTCTTTCAACAAAAAATATTATTATTGCAACAGGAAGCCGTCCACTTATTCCGAAAGTAGATGGCTTAGAGAATGTGCAATATCATACAACAGATACAATTTTTGATCTTAAAACATTACCGAAATCTATGACGATTGTTGGTGGTGGGGTAATAGGCGTAGAGCTAGCAGATGTATTTAGCAGTTTAGGATCGAAAGTGACTATTATTGAATATAGCAACAGAATTATTGCTATGGAGGATGAGGAAGCCTCAAAAGCTTTACACAAAAAGCTTCACGACAAAGGAATTAATATTTTAACAGACCACCTTGTGACAAGTGTAAGTGAAGAAAATGGATGTAAGATGCTAGTGGTTGAGAAGAAATCGGGCGAGAAAGTTTTCATTTCTTCAGAAGAGCTACTTATCGCAGTAGGGCGGACACCTAACGATTCTGCGACCAAGCACATAGATCTAGTATATAATGGAGCATTTATTAAAGTTAATGACTATTTACAAACAAATATTTCAACTATTTATGCTGTCGGAGATGTAATAGGTGGATACCAGCTTGCTCACGTTGCAAGTGCAGAAGGGTTAACTGTTATTGAGAATATTTTAGGCAATCAAAAGAAAATGGATTATTCTATCGTGCCTAGATGCATTTATACAAATTTACAAATTGCAAGTATTGGCCAATCAGAAAATGACTTGAAAAGTAAGGGTGTTGATTACACAGTTACTAAATATAATCTTTTTGGAAATGGAAAAGCTCAGACTTTAGGAAAAAAAGATGGCTTTGTCAAAGTATTTACAGATTCTAAATACGGTGAAATTTATGGTATGTGTATGGTAGGTCCGTATGTAACAGAATTAATTGGACAAGGATCGGCGTATATGAGTCTGGAAGGTACCGTGTATGAAATGGCTGAAATGATTCAACCACACCCTTCTCTGTCTGAAATATTTATGGAAGTAGCTAATTTAAGTATTGGTAAAGGGGTTCATTAA
- a CDS encoding dihydrolipoamide acetyltransferase family protein, with amino-acid sequence MAREVVMPKLGATMEEGIIVSWLVNDGEFIEEGDPIAEIQTDKIVLEVEAESSGHLLKKLYDAGSTVKVHEVIAYMGEENEAIEQTENFSESKDNKLEEINEQEKVRKTPAANKLAKDNGVDLSLVSGTGPNSRVQKQDVENYLQQDTSKITPLAQKMVQDLKIDDKELIGSGQHGKITKKDVLSAVTKTTSAQERESSQLKKVPLKGMRKVIAERMSESYYTAPHVTLTTEINMTECVILRKQLLPVIEKETGYRLSYNDLIVKAVAHTLSKNKALNISLQNNEIYFYEEVNIGFAVSLDEGLVVPVIENTDQIGLAEIVKRSKEIVANIKNGKLSPEYFENGTFTISNLGMYAVDSFTPIINQPQSAILGVGRIVEKPVVKNGEVVINSMMQLSLSFDHRVIDGAPAAQFMTDLKENLENPFRMLV; translated from the coding sequence ATGGCAAGAGAAGTGGTAATGCCCAAATTAGGAGCAACGATGGAGGAGGGCATCATTGTTAGTTGGCTAGTAAATGATGGTGAATTTATCGAGGAAGGCGATCCCATTGCTGAAATTCAAACAGATAAAATTGTTCTAGAAGTAGAAGCAGAATCTTCAGGACATCTATTAAAAAAATTATATGATGCAGGTAGCACAGTAAAAGTACATGAAGTTATTGCCTATATGGGTGAAGAAAATGAGGCAATAGAGCAAACTGAAAACTTCTCAGAATCTAAAGATAATAAATTGGAAGAAATCAATGAGCAAGAAAAAGTGCGAAAAACACCTGCTGCCAACAAGCTTGCAAAAGACAATGGGGTTGACCTTTCCCTTGTATCTGGAACAGGTCCGAATAGTCGCGTACAAAAACAGGATGTTGAAAATTACTTACAACAAGATACTTCTAAAATCACACCATTGGCACAAAAGATGGTTCAGGATCTAAAGATAGATGATAAAGAGTTAATTGGCTCAGGACAGCACGGTAAAATAACGAAAAAGGATGTCTTGTCTGCTGTTACTAAGACAACATCAGCACAAGAGAGAGAATCTTCACAGCTGAAAAAAGTACCGTTAAAAGGCATGAGAAAAGTCATTGCAGAGCGAATGAGCGAAAGCTATTACACTGCACCACATGTTACATTGACAACAGAGATCAATATGACGGAATGTGTAATTCTGCGTAAACAATTACTACCTGTCATTGAGAAAGAAACAGGATATCGATTATCCTATAACGATTTAATTGTTAAAGCAGTTGCACATACATTATCTAAAAACAAAGCATTAAATATTTCATTACAGAATAACGAAATTTATTTTTATGAAGAGGTCAATATTGGATTTGCTGTTTCCCTAGATGAAGGTTTAGTAGTACCAGTAATTGAAAATACAGATCAAATAGGCTTAGCGGAGATTGTAAAAAGAAGTAAGGAAATAGTTGCAAACATAAAGAATGGAAAATTAAGTCCAGAGTATTTTGAAAATGGTACTTTTACGATTAGTAATTTAGGTATGTATGCTGTTGATTCATTTACACCGATTATTAATCAGCCACAGTCAGCGATTTTAGGTGTAGGAAGAATTGTGGAAAAGCCAGTTGTAAAAAATGGCGAGGTAGTTATAAATTCAATGATGCAATTATCATTATCGTTTGATCATCGAGTAATTGACGGAGCACCGGCTGCTCAGTTTATGACTGACCTGAAAGAAAATCTAGAAAATCCATTTAGAATGCTTGTTTAA